From a region of the Eublepharis macularius isolate TG4126 chromosome 7, MPM_Emac_v1.0, whole genome shotgun sequence genome:
- the THOC1 gene encoding THO complex subunit 1 isoform X1, with product MSPPPPPPPLFSLPEARLRFTNCTRDALNNKTIKPLLSAFSQIPGSENEKKFTLDQAFRVVLEEEIINKASCENVLAIISLAINGVTEGICTASTPFVLLGDVLDCLPLDQCDRIFTFVEKNVTTWKSNTFYSAGKNYLLRMCNDLLRRLSKSQNTVFCGRIQLFLARLFPLSEKSGLNLQSQFNLENITVFNTNEQESTLGQKHIEEREEGMEVEEGEMGDDEAPTSCSIPIDYNLYRKFWSLQDYFRNPVQCYEKISWKTFLKYSEEVLAVFKSYKLDDTQASRKKLEELKTGGEHVYFAKFLTSEKLMDLQLSDSNFRRHILLQYLILFQYLKGQVKFKSSNYVLTDEQSLWIEDTTKLVYQLLSENPPDGERFSKMVEHILNTEENWNSWKNEGCPSFVKERLGDSKQIRPFVRKRPAPEDFLGKGPNKKILMGNEELTRLWNLCPDNMEACKSESREYMPTLEEFFEEAIEQAVPENMVENEYKAVNNSNYGWRALRLLARRSPHFFQPTNQQFKSLPEYLENMVIKLAKELPPPSEEIKTGEDEDEEDNDALLKENNESPDVQRDKLVTGEQIELFANRLSEYWKLLAPYLDMKDSDIRQIESDSEDVKMRAKQLLVAWQDQEEIPATLENLITALNKAGLHDLAESLTNDTENS from the exons atgtcgccgccgccgccgccgccgccgctctttAGCTTGCCTGAGGCACGGCTACGTTTCACG AACTGTACTCGAGACGCTCTCAACAACAAAACCATCAAACCTTTATTGAGTGCCTTCAGCCAGATACCTGGAAG TGAAAATGAGAAAAAGTTTACCTTGGATCAAGCTTTCAGAGTTGTCTTAGAAGAAGAAATT ATAAACAAAGCATCCTGTGAAAATGTCCTGGCAATAATTTCTCTTGCTATTAATGGGGTCACAGAAG GTATTTGCACTGCATCCACCCCTTTTGTACTCTTGGGAGATGTTTTGGATTGCCTTCCATTGGATCAATGTGACAGAATTTTCACATTTGTTGAAAAAAATGTTACCACATGGAAATCA AATACATTTTACTCAGCAGGGAAAAATTATTTGCTCAGAATGTGCAATG ACCTCTTAAGAAGGTTATCTAaatcacaaaatacagtgttcTGTGGAAGAATTCAGCTGTTCCTGGCTAGATTATTCCCCCTTTCAGAAAAGTCAG GACTCAACTTGCAAAGTCAATTTAACCTGGAAAATATCACCGTTTTTAATACCAATGAACAAGAGAGCACACTAGGACAGAAG CATATAGAAGAGCGAGAGGAAGGAATGGAAGTAGAAGAAGGCGAAATGGGAGATGATGAAGCTCCTACAAGTTG cTCTATCCCCATAGATTACAACCTGTACAGAAAATTCTGGTCACTTCAAGACTACTTTAGAAATCCTGTACAATGCTATGAAAAGATCTCATGGAAAACATTTCTAAAG tacTCTGAAGAAGTATTGGCTGTCTTTAAGAGCTACAAGTTGGATGATACTCAGGCTTCAAGAAAGAAGTTAGAAGAATTGAAAACTGGAGGAGAGCATGTTTATTTTGCTAAGTTTCTCACAAGTGAAAAG TTAATGGATTTACAACTGAGTGATAGCAACTTCCGCCGTCACATCTTACTGCAATATTTAATACTATTTCAGTATCTAAAGGGACAGGTGAAATTTAAAAG TTCAAACTATGTTCTGACTGATGAGCAGTCCCTCTGGATTGAAGATACTACAAAGTTAGTCTACCAG CTTCTTTCAGAAAATCCCCCAGATGGAGAGAGATTCTCAAAAATGGTAGAA CACATATTAAACACAGAAGAAAATTGGAATTCATGGAAAAATGAAGGTTGCCCAAGTTTTGTTAAGGAAAG ACTAGGTGATTCCAAACAAATAAGGCCTTTTGTGCGAAAGAGACCAGCTCCTGAAGACTTTCTAGGAAAAGGACCTAACAAAAAAATTCTCATGGGAAA TGAAGAGTTAACGCGCCTCTGGAATTTATGCCCTGATAACATGGAAGCTTGTAAATCTGAGAGTCG GGAATATATGCCAACATTGGAAGAGTTCTTTGAAGAAGCTATTGAACAGGCTGTTCCTGAAAACATGGTTGAGAATGAATATAA GGCTGTGAATAATTCTAATTATGGCTGGAGAGCATTAAGACTTTTGGCACGTAGAAGTCCTCATTTCtttcaaccaaccaaccagcaaTTTAAGAGTTTACCAGAATATCTTGAAAACATGGTCATCAAGTTAGCTAAAGAACTGCCT CCTCCTTCTGAAGAAATTAAAACAGGCGAGGATGAAGATGAGGAAGATAATGATGCTTTATTAAAGGAAAACAATGAAA gtcCAGATGTTCAACGGGACAAACTTGTAACAGGGGAACAAATAGAGTTATTTGCTAACAGGCTCAGCGAATACTGGAAACTTCTAGCCCCATACTTAGATATGAAAGACTCTGACATACGGCAGATTGAATCAGATAGTGAAGATGTGAAGATGAGAGCAAAGCAGCTCCTTGTTGCTTGGCAAGACCAAGAGGAGATCCCCGCAACTCTGGAAAATCTCATTACTGCATTGAACAAAGCTGGGTTACATGATCTTGCAGAAAGCTTAACAAATGACACGGAAAACAGTTAA
- the THOC1 gene encoding THO complex subunit 1 isoform X2 — MRIFHDRIEVSRFICVRISSHNCTRDALNNKTIKPLLSAFSQIPGSENEKKFTLDQAFRVVLEEEIINKASCENVLAIISLAINGVTEGICTASTPFVLLGDVLDCLPLDQCDRIFTFVEKNVTTWKSNTFYSAGKNYLLRMCNDLLRRLSKSQNTVFCGRIQLFLARLFPLSEKSGLNLQSQFNLENITVFNTNEQESTLGQKHIEEREEGMEVEEGEMGDDEAPTSCSIPIDYNLYRKFWSLQDYFRNPVQCYEKISWKTFLKYSEEVLAVFKSYKLDDTQASRKKLEELKTGGEHVYFAKFLTSEKLMDLQLSDSNFRRHILLQYLILFQYLKGQVKFKSSNYVLTDEQSLWIEDTTKLVYQLLSENPPDGERFSKMVEHILNTEENWNSWKNEGCPSFVKERLGDSKQIRPFVRKRPAPEDFLGKGPNKKILMGNEELTRLWNLCPDNMEACKSESREYMPTLEEFFEEAIEQAVPENMVENEYKAVNNSNYGWRALRLLARRSPHFFQPTNQQFKSLPEYLENMVIKLAKELPPPSEEIKTGEDEDEEDNDALLKENNESPDVQRDKLVTGEQIELFANRLSEYWKLLAPYLDMKDSDIRQIESDSEDVKMRAKQLLVAWQDQEEIPATLENLITALNKAGLHDLAESLTNDTENS; from the exons ATGCGAATTTTCCATGATAGGATTGAAGTCTCCCGTTTTATTTGTGTACGAATTTCCAGCCAT AACTGTACTCGAGACGCTCTCAACAACAAAACCATCAAACCTTTATTGAGTGCCTTCAGCCAGATACCTGGAAG TGAAAATGAGAAAAAGTTTACCTTGGATCAAGCTTTCAGAGTTGTCTTAGAAGAAGAAATT ATAAACAAAGCATCCTGTGAAAATGTCCTGGCAATAATTTCTCTTGCTATTAATGGGGTCACAGAAG GTATTTGCACTGCATCCACCCCTTTTGTACTCTTGGGAGATGTTTTGGATTGCCTTCCATTGGATCAATGTGACAGAATTTTCACATTTGTTGAAAAAAATGTTACCACATGGAAATCA AATACATTTTACTCAGCAGGGAAAAATTATTTGCTCAGAATGTGCAATG ACCTCTTAAGAAGGTTATCTAaatcacaaaatacagtgttcTGTGGAAGAATTCAGCTGTTCCTGGCTAGATTATTCCCCCTTTCAGAAAAGTCAG GACTCAACTTGCAAAGTCAATTTAACCTGGAAAATATCACCGTTTTTAATACCAATGAACAAGAGAGCACACTAGGACAGAAG CATATAGAAGAGCGAGAGGAAGGAATGGAAGTAGAAGAAGGCGAAATGGGAGATGATGAAGCTCCTACAAGTTG cTCTATCCCCATAGATTACAACCTGTACAGAAAATTCTGGTCACTTCAAGACTACTTTAGAAATCCTGTACAATGCTATGAAAAGATCTCATGGAAAACATTTCTAAAG tacTCTGAAGAAGTATTGGCTGTCTTTAAGAGCTACAAGTTGGATGATACTCAGGCTTCAAGAAAGAAGTTAGAAGAATTGAAAACTGGAGGAGAGCATGTTTATTTTGCTAAGTTTCTCACAAGTGAAAAG TTAATGGATTTACAACTGAGTGATAGCAACTTCCGCCGTCACATCTTACTGCAATATTTAATACTATTTCAGTATCTAAAGGGACAGGTGAAATTTAAAAG TTCAAACTATGTTCTGACTGATGAGCAGTCCCTCTGGATTGAAGATACTACAAAGTTAGTCTACCAG CTTCTTTCAGAAAATCCCCCAGATGGAGAGAGATTCTCAAAAATGGTAGAA CACATATTAAACACAGAAGAAAATTGGAATTCATGGAAAAATGAAGGTTGCCCAAGTTTTGTTAAGGAAAG ACTAGGTGATTCCAAACAAATAAGGCCTTTTGTGCGAAAGAGACCAGCTCCTGAAGACTTTCTAGGAAAAGGACCTAACAAAAAAATTCTCATGGGAAA TGAAGAGTTAACGCGCCTCTGGAATTTATGCCCTGATAACATGGAAGCTTGTAAATCTGAGAGTCG GGAATATATGCCAACATTGGAAGAGTTCTTTGAAGAAGCTATTGAACAGGCTGTTCCTGAAAACATGGTTGAGAATGAATATAA GGCTGTGAATAATTCTAATTATGGCTGGAGAGCATTAAGACTTTTGGCACGTAGAAGTCCTCATTTCtttcaaccaaccaaccagcaaTTTAAGAGTTTACCAGAATATCTTGAAAACATGGTCATCAAGTTAGCTAAAGAACTGCCT CCTCCTTCTGAAGAAATTAAAACAGGCGAGGATGAAGATGAGGAAGATAATGATGCTTTATTAAAGGAAAACAATGAAA gtcCAGATGTTCAACGGGACAAACTTGTAACAGGGGAACAAATAGAGTTATTTGCTAACAGGCTCAGCGAATACTGGAAACTTCTAGCCCCATACTTAGATATGAAAGACTCTGACATACGGCAGATTGAATCAGATAGTGAAGATGTGAAGATGAGAGCAAAGCAGCTCCTTGTTGCTTGGCAAGACCAAGAGGAGATCCCCGCAACTCTGGAAAATCTCATTACTGCATTGAACAAAGCTGGGTTACATGATCTTGCAGAAAGCTTAACAAATGACACGGAAAACAGTTAA